From a region of the Verrucomicrobiota bacterium genome:
- a CDS encoding glycosyltransferase family 4 protein — protein MDKSKRLTIAWRWRHCNPVKLVIVHYHLRPGGIRRIIELATPHLVREAPRPITRIVLATGQCADRSWHDHFAQQLPGVPVKVFVERAFNYLSEQRASPRRITAHLRRALEKLFTDADAGNCLVWAHNLGVGRNLLLARELAFVCAARDIPLVAHHHDWWFDNRWARWPEMRRFGFRTLAASARAVFPQTDNVIHVAINHADAAVLARHFDKCALWLPNLTEPAPPPPAATVRNTRRWLRNNLAHDDAPVWLLPCRSLRRKNIAEALLLTRWLRPEAWLVVTGAASSADEVPYFKALERAAHQHHWRLRLGVLAGDESRMPSVPELLAASEAVLLTSIQEGFGLPYLEAAAAHRPLIARRLSNIAPDLNRFGFHFPQAYDEILVTPDLFNWRSERARQAKLLRDWRAMMPSLARELVSLPPVLAAERPCPVPFSRLSLTAQIEVLARPIRESWEACLPLNPFLEAWHKRAEAGRLRVTLWPRGANRWLGGEAYAQKFFDALAARSKPRGATISPVKVQTDFIEKKLAMVNLYPLLWNTRT, from the coding sequence ATGGATAAAAGCAAACGATTGACCATCGCGTGGCGTTGGCGACACTGCAATCCAGTGAAGCTGGTCATCGTCCATTATCACCTTCGACCCGGCGGCATCCGGCGCATCATCGAACTCGCCACGCCGCACCTGGTGCGCGAAGCCCCGCGCCCCATCACGCGCATCGTGCTCGCGACGGGCCAGTGCGCGGATCGCTCATGGCACGATCACTTCGCACAACAACTGCCCGGCGTGCCGGTCAAAGTGTTCGTTGAGCGCGCGTTCAATTATCTTTCTGAACAGCGAGCTTCACCCCGGCGCATCACGGCGCATTTGCGCCGCGCGCTGGAAAAACTTTTCACCGATGCTGATGCCGGGAACTGTCTCGTCTGGGCCCACAATCTTGGCGTCGGACGCAATCTGCTCCTCGCGCGCGAACTGGCCTTCGTCTGTGCCGCGCGCGACATCCCGCTCGTCGCTCATCATCACGATTGGTGGTTTGACAACCGCTGGGCGCGCTGGCCGGAAATGCGCCGGTTTGGCTTCCGCACGCTGGCCGCGTCTGCGCGCGCTGTTTTCCCTCAAACGGACAATGTCATTCACGTCGCCATCAATCATGCTGACGCGGCCGTTCTCGCCCGGCATTTCGACAAATGCGCGCTCTGGCTACCGAACCTGACTGAACCGGCACCACCACCGCCGGCGGCGACCGTTCGTAACACGCGCCGCTGGCTGCGGAATAACCTCGCCCATGATGACGCGCCCGTATGGCTTTTACCGTGTCGCTCCCTCCGACGAAAGAACATCGCCGAAGCCTTGTTGCTTACACGCTGGCTGCGGCCCGAAGCGTGGCTGGTGGTTACCGGCGCGGCCAGTTCCGCCGACGAAGTGCCTTACTTCAAAGCGTTGGAACGAGCGGCGCATCAACATCACTGGCGCTTGCGGCTTGGCGTGCTGGCCGGTGACGAATCTCGCATGCCGAGCGTCCCGGAGTTGCTCGCGGCGAGCGAAGCCGTGCTGCTCACTTCGATTCAGGAAGGCTTTGGCCTGCCTTACCTCGAAGCCGCCGCCGCGCACCGACCGCTGATCGCGCGCCGCCTTTCCAACATCGCTCCCGATCTCAACCGCTTCGGGTTTCACTTTCCGCAGGCATACGACGAAATTCTCGTGACACCGGATTTGTTCAACTGGCGCTCCGAGCGTGCGAGGCAGGCAAAACTGTTGCGCGACTGGCGCGCAATGATGCCTTCGCTCGCTCGCGAACTCGTCTCCCTGCCGCCAGTGCTTGCAGCGGAACGCCCGTGCCCTGTGCCGTTCAGTCGTCTCAGCTTGACCGCGCAAATCGAGGTGCTGGCGCGTCCCATCCGCGAGTCGTGGGAAGCGTGCTTGCCCTTGAATCCATTTCTCGAAGCGTGGCACAAACGGGCGGAGGCGGGGCGATTGCGCGTGACGCTGTGGCCGCGCGGGGCGAATCGCTGGCTGGGCGGCGAGGCTTACGCGCAAAAGTTTTTCGACGCGCTCGCAGCGAGGTCCAAGCCGCGCGGCGCGACGATTTCGCCGGTGAAAGTTCAAACTGATTTCATCGAGAAAAAACTGGCGATGGTTAATCTTTATCCGCTGTTATGGAACACAAGAACCTGA
- a CDS encoding HAD family hydrolase: MEHKNLKIRAVVFDVYGTLLEVGAPPCDADARWLKLFEEMLGTPPPLNRMEFSVQTSKLIARRHAEAKVRGIRWPEIVWPIVVLEALPNLARLSAEQLDEFLLRQMQIGRTLRFANHAAECLRQMTNHRKLLGIASNSQAYTLRELDTSLRGDGLNLSMFDPELRFWSFENGFSKPDPHVFRILTARLEARGIRPAETLMVGDRLDNDIEPARAEGWKTWRYTESNLSTTEVGGDWKALQVWMTETDNFA; encoded by the coding sequence ATGGAACACAAGAACCTGAAAATCCGGGCCGTGGTCTTTGACGTGTACGGCACGCTGCTGGAAGTGGGCGCGCCCCCATGCGACGCCGACGCGCGTTGGCTGAAACTGTTTGAGGAAATGCTGGGAACGCCGCCGCCGCTCAACCGGATGGAGTTCTCCGTGCAAACCAGCAAGCTCATAGCGCGGCGTCACGCTGAAGCGAAGGTGCGCGGAATTCGATGGCCGGAGATCGTCTGGCCTATAGTCGTGTTGGAAGCGTTGCCGAACCTCGCGCGGCTGTCGGCGGAGCAGCTCGACGAATTCCTGCTTCGCCAGATGCAAATTGGCCGCACGCTCCGGTTCGCCAACCACGCGGCGGAGTGTTTGCGCCAAATGACCAATCACCGGAAACTGCTCGGCATCGCTTCCAATTCCCAAGCCTACACGTTGCGCGAACTCGACACGTCACTGCGGGGTGATGGACTGAATCTGTCCATGTTCGATCCCGAGCTGCGGTTCTGGTCATTTGAAAACGGCTTCAGCAAACCCGACCCGCATGTGTTCCGCATCCTGACCGCGCGGCTCGAAGCTCGCGGCATCAGACCGGCGGAGACCCTCATGGTCGGTGACCGTCTCGACAACGACATCGAGCCGGCGCGCGCAGAAGGGTGGAAAACCTGGCGATATACAGAATCGAATCTTTCCACAACGGAAGTGGGCGGCGATTGGAAAGCGTTGCAAGTGTGGATGACGGAGACAGACAATTTTGCATGA
- a CDS encoding STAS/SEC14 domain-containing protein, which translates to MAITLNEKNTSNVLEVRVSGKLTHEDYQRFIPEFERLVKQHGKIRVLFEMVDFHGWKAGALWDDVKFDVKHFSDLERLAMVGDKKWEEGMSVFCRPFTTAKIRYFDHDAIAQARDWINGN; encoded by the coding sequence ATGGCGATTACATTGAACGAGAAGAACACCAGTAACGTGCTGGAAGTCCGGGTGAGTGGCAAGCTGACGCATGAAGATTATCAACGCTTCATTCCTGAGTTTGAGCGGCTTGTCAAACAACACGGTAAAATTCGCGTGCTGTTCGAAATGGTCGATTTCCACGGCTGGAAAGCAGGCGCGCTCTGGGACGACGTGAAGTTCGACGTCAAACATTTTTCAGACCTCGAGCGGCTCGCGATGGTGGGCGACAAGAAATGGGAGGAAGGGATGAGCGTCTTCTGTCGGCCATTCACCACCGCCAAGATTCGTTATTTTGACCATGATGCCATTGCTCAGGCTCGCGACTGGATCAACGGAAATTGA